From the Bombus vancouverensis nearcticus chromosome 3, iyBomVanc1_principal, whole genome shotgun sequence genome, one window contains:
- the LOC117154274 gene encoding uncharacterized protein LOC117154274 translates to MYCIGLALITRIISTYTMSLSILMINLLMSRYFSKTTDEGFFNSVENWGILGFNWLQVLKNLQIRYKAQTAVIFFLVYIVSFLLASAYLALGSISRKPKCAVPWIYLQVISIIDQSVALSIHLTHEQQYDVYDKSIWYIPLCSVYLVFSACIWMIVYNARKEWIEEQRNHTDLPLTSTTSTMQSNNGGGLKSPSFLSQNFLMFDSPRPSPILSK, encoded by the exons ATGTACTGTATCGGACTAGCGTTGATCACAAGGATCATCAGCACCTACACCATG TCGCTGTCAATACTTATGATAAATCTGTTGATGAGCAGATATTTTTCGAAAACAACGGATGAAGGATTCTTTAATTCCGTCGAAAATTGGGGTATACTTGGTTTTAATTGGTTGCAAGTTTTGAAAAACTTGCAAATAAGGTATAAAG CACAAACAGCCGTGATTTTCTTCCTTGTATACATAGTATCGTTTTTACTGGCCAGTGCGTATCTCGCCTTGGGATCAATTTCC AGGAAACCTAAGTGCGCCGTGCCTTGGATTTATTTGCAAGTGATTAGCATAATAGATCAGTCTGTAGCGTTGTCTATTCATCTGACGCACGAACAGCAATATGATGTTTACGATAAATCAATATGGTACATTCCACTGTGCAGTGTCTATCTAG TATTTTCTGCGTGCATATGGATGATTGTGTATAATGCTCGGAAAGAATGGATCGAGGAACAACGGAATCATACAGATTTACCACTAACTTCAACCACATCGACGATGCAATCGAACAATGGCGGCGGATTAAAATCACCATCGTTCCtctcgcagaattttttgatgTTCGATTCACCGAGACCATCTCCGATATTATCCAAATAG
- the LOC117154271 gene encoding ATP-dependent DNA helicase DDX31, which produces MTIQDMDISLNICAKPVDKKKIGTEDDSVLNLMRQTKNEVAKSKVQNNNESKKVSVRENSTTKKRIKQKSLGAIVALKLKGTNKNQSSVVQDKLKTKSQVNIKQKQSQQDISKEPTKEYKNDIEISDSLNNKVNEDSDVPVISFTKVTKENFGKTLLARKRNVTDTNTKKTLSSIFSKRPESEVKETSLFDSLKTREPDENDISKKKAKEEFKEESKKPSDLPEKINLGKKKKKKQLEKSKTDNNSNVGDNKNTNFSHKPVGKISSLFGHNPDIPNIGQRLVKPINEPIFTGTTFTDLKIHPFMISNLEQNMHITKMTIVQQKAIPQIFSGKDILVRSQTGSGKTLAYALPIVECLHKIRPKLSRNSGLKALIVVPTRELALQTYECFLKLIKPFTWIVPGYLAGGEKRKAEKARLRKGCNILVGTPGRLLDHIKRTTALKLSDVKYFVLDEADRMFDMGYEKDISGIVSALKVSLPSQNTGYDAMKMLRQNIKKVFTDEDLEHLENSADLEESRNDKQKDNLLVESNKGIDVESEDDDIVDNTKRKQVYHSSSDDDSDQCEPYVKSKRSDRQKACSDFVEKKEFDTLEDKTQLKENDNHSGDESRRQTILLSATLTQAVEKLAGLAMDHPVFIDAAKENLETTGGDANELNEDLVVPQSVNQSYIVTPPKLRMVTLSAYIAGKCQSHGQHKILIFMATQDMVDYHTEILSSVLTKPIDEDDDDSDPLVDVEFFKLHGSMTQKERTEVFKTFRQAKSGVLLCTDVAARGLDLPKVDCVIQYTGPTSARDYVHRIGRTARAGSSGSATIFLTPPEIEFVRMLESRRIRIRQEIMDDILDNLLTPLSKHSSVHNAAIELQNQFETMVLEDTKLRERACKAYTSWIRFYSSYPRDMREIFDRRTAHLGHYAKSFALRETPQRIGGIGKRLHEKDSSKQQHNNRLTNEKLDGEPAKKQKRQGDEPKMGLLKRVRMLNTSEYDSGLEPVKKPKKS; this is translated from the exons ATGACTATACAAGATATggatatttctttgaatatatGTGCAAAACCTGTGGATAAAAAG AAAATAGGGACAGAAGATGATTCTGTCCTTAATTTAATGAGGCAGACAAAAAATGAGGTAGCTAAAAGTAAAGTTCAAAACAATAATGAGTCAAAAAAAGTATCCGTTAGAGAAAATAGTACGactaaaaaaagaattaaacaaAAGTCTTTAGGAGCAATTGTTGCACTGAAATTAAAGGGAACTAATAAAAATCAATCTTCTGTTGTACAAGATAAATTAAAGACTAAATCACAAGTAAATATTAAACAGAAGCAATCGCAACAAGACATATCTAAAGAGCCtacaaaagaatataaaaatgatatagaAATAAGTGACTCTTTGAACAACAAAGTGAATGAAGATTCTGATGTCCCTGTTATTTCATTCACTAAAGTTACCAAAGAAAATTTTGGTAAAACTTTGTtagcaagaaagagaaacgtTACAGATACAAATACTAAGAAGACATTGTCTAGCATATTTTCAAAACGACCAGAATCTGAAGTTAAAGAAACTAGTTTGTTCGATTCGTTAAAGACAAGAGAACCAGATGAAAATGATATATCAAAAAAGAAAGCTAAAGAGGAATTTAAAGAAGAATCCAAAAAACCTTCTGATTTACCAGAAAAGATAAATCTTggcaagaaaaaaaagaaaaaacagctAGAAAAGTCTAAAACTGATAACAATAGCAATGTAGgagataataaaaatacaaatttctctCATAAACCTGTTGGAAAGATATCTTCCTTATTTGGGCATAACCCAGATATACCAAACATTGGACAAAGATTAGTAAAACCGATAAACGAGCCTATATTTACAGGGACAACCTTTACCGATCTTAAAATTCATCCTTTCATG ATATCTAACTTGGAGCAAAATATGCATATCACTAAAATGACTATAGTGCAGCAGAAAGCAATTCCCCAGATATTTTCAGGGAAAGATATTCTAGTTAGATCACAAACTGGTTCTGGGAAGACATTAGCATATGCTTTGCCTATAGTTGAGTGTTTACATAAAATTAGACCAAAATTAAGTAGAAATAGTGGTTTAAAAGCTCTTATAGTTGTACCAACTAGGGAATTAGCACTACAAACTTACGAGTGCTTtctgaaattaataaaa CCATTTACGTGGATCGTACCAGGATATCTAGCAGGtggtgaaaaaagaaaagcagaaAAAGCTAGACTGAGAAAGGGATGCAATATTTTAGTCGGTACGCCGGGTAGATTACTAGATCATATAAAACGAACGACGGCTTTAAAATTGAGCGATGTTAAATACTTCGTTTTAGACGAGGCTGATAGAATGTTTGACATGGGGTACGAGAAAGATATATCTGG TATAGTAAGTGCTTTGAAGGTGTCACTCCCAAGTCAAAACACAGGATACGATGCCATGAAAATGTTGCGTcaaaatataaagaaagttTTTACGGATGAAGATCTTGAGCACTTGGAAAATAGTGCTGATTTAGAAGAATCTCGAAACGATAAGCAAAAGGATAACTTATTGGTTGAATCGAACAAGGGTATAGATGTAGAATCTGAGGACGATGATATTGTCGACAATACTAAACGAAAACAAGTGTATCATTCTAGCAGTGACGATGATTCCGACCAATGCGAGCCTTACGTTAAATCGAAAAGATCAGATAGGCAGAAAGCTTGTTCAGACTTTGTGGAAAAGAAGGAGTTTGATACCCTGGAAGATAAGACGCAACTCAAAGAAAATGATAATCATAGTGGGGACGAGTCGAGAAGGCAGACGATTTTACTTTCCGCGACATTGACACAGGCGGTAGAAAAATTGGCAGGCCTTGCTATGGATCATCCTGTTTTCATCGATGCTGCTAAAGAAAATTTGGAAACAACCGGTGGTGATGCAAACGAGCTTAACGAAGATTTAGTAGTTCCACAAAGCGTGAATCAAAGTTATATCGTCACACCTCCAAAACTGAGAATGGTGACTTTAAGTGCTTATATCGCGGGAAAATGTCAG AGTCACGGTCAACATAAAATACTGATATTTATGGCCACGCAAGATATGGTTGATTATCACACGGAGATCTTATCGTCTGTACTAACTAAACCCATCGACGAAGATGACGACGATTCTGATCCTTTGGTCGATGTGGAATTCTTCAAATTACACGGTAGCATGACTCAAAAGGAACGAACCGAAGTATTCAAAACTTTCAGACAGGCGAAAAGTGGTGTTCTACTCTGCACG GATGTTGCAGCTCGAGGATTGGATCTACCAAAGGTGGACTGTGTGATTCAATACACAGGACCGACGTCTGCCAGGGATTACGTGCATCGAATCGGTAGAACCGCGCGAGCTGGTTCTTCCGGTTCGGCCACTATCTTTTTAACCCCGCCAGAAATTGAATTTGTCCGAATGCTCGAGTCTAGGCGTATCAGAATCAGGCAAGAGATCATGGACGATATTCTAGACAACCTACTGACTCCCCTGTCGAAACATTCTTCCGTTCACAACGCAGCGATCGAGCTTCAGAATCAGTTCGAAACTATGGTGTTGGAAGATACGAAATTGCGGGAAAGAGCGTGTAAAG CGTACACCTCGTGGATACGTTTCTACTCTAGCTACCCACGCGACATGCGGGAGATCTTCGATCGACGAACCGCCCATTTGGGTCACTACGCAAAGAGTTTTGCTCTAAGGGAAACTCCGCAGCGAATCGGTGGAATAGGGAAAAGACTGCACGAGAAAGACAGCTCGAAGCAACAGCATAACAACAGGCTCACGAACGAGAA GCTCGACGGGGAGCCGGCAAAGAAGCAGAAGCGTCAAGGTGACGAACCGAAGATGGGGTTGCTGAAGAGAGTCAGAATGCTTAACACCTCCGAGTACGACAGCGGCCTCGAGCCCGTGAAGAAGCCAAAGAAATCCTGA